The Mesorhizobium koreense genome includes a window with the following:
- the rpsU gene encoding 30S ribosomal protein S21, which produces MQVLVRDNNVDQALRALKKKMQREGIFREMKMRGHYEKPSEKRAREKAEAVRRARKLARKRAQREGLVAGPKAIAR; this is translated from the coding sequence GTGCAGGTACTCGTCCGCGACAACAATGTTGACCAGGCGCTTCGCGCGCTCAAGAAGAAAATGCAGCGCGAGGGCATCTTCCGCGAAATGAAGATGCGCGGACATTATGAGAAGCCGTCCGAGAAGCGCGCCCGCGAGAAGGCTGAGGCCGTTCGCCGCGCCCGCAAGCTCGCACGCAAGCGCGCGCAGCGGGAAGGCCTCGTGGCCGGCCCCAAGGCGATAGCGCGCTAA
- a CDS encoding sarcosine oxidase subunit delta, protein MLLIRCPYCEQELPEIEFRNAGEAHIARPADIANENDDDFEKHFFIRTNPKGIIYERWRHVHGCARFFNAVRDTVTDRFLLTYKAGEKKPKRVPGVGKQ, encoded by the coding sequence ATGCTTCTGATCCGCTGCCCCTATTGCGAGCAGGAACTTCCCGAAATCGAGTTCCGCAATGCCGGCGAGGCGCATATCGCCCGGCCGGCCGACATAGCGAATGAAAACGACGACGATTTCGAGAAGCATTTCTTCATCCGCACCAATCCCAAGGGGATCATCTACGAACGCTGGCGGCATGTGCATGGCTGCGCGCGCTTCTTCAACGCAGTGCGCGATACCGTGACCGACAGGTTCCTGCTGACTTACAAGGCCGGTGAGAAGAAGCCGAAGAGAGTGCCGGGGGTGGGCAAGCAATGA
- a CDS encoding DUF2000 domain-containing protein has translation MIYPTKTALVLLDGLLAWQKVNVAAFLTGGLMHSYPELAGEPYGDADGNAYLPLVREPIFVFAADGQTMRRTYDRAMSRGIGFTLYTRPLFTTSSDPENRASVAVTNAADLDLVGLGLHGERKIVDKIVNGLKLMT, from the coding sequence ATGATCTATCCTACCAAAACCGCTCTCGTCCTGCTCGACGGTCTTCTTGCCTGGCAGAAAGTCAACGTCGCCGCCTTCCTGACCGGCGGCCTCATGCACAGCTATCCGGAACTTGCCGGTGAACCCTATGGTGACGCCGACGGCAACGCCTACCTGCCGCTCGTACGGGAACCGATCTTCGTCTTCGCCGCCGACGGGCAGACGATGCGCCGCACCTACGACCGGGCAATGTCGCGCGGCATAGGCTTCACGCTCTATACACGCCCGCTGTTCACGACGAGCAGCGACCCCGAAAACCGCGCTTCTGTTGCCGTCACCAACGCTGCGGATCTCGATCTCGTGGGGCTCGGCCTGCATGGCGAACGCAAGATCGTGGACAAGATCGTCAACGGGCTGAAACTGATGACCTGA
- a CDS encoding sarcosine oxidase subunit beta gives MRKYSIFAIAREAMRGNKGWEEQWSSPEPRAEYDVIIVGAGGHGLATAYYLAKEHGITNVAVLEKGWLGGGNTGRNTTIIRSNYLYDESAGIYDHAVKLWEGLSQDLNYNVMYSPRGVMMLAHNVHDIQVFKRHIHANRLNGVDNEWLTPEQAKEFCPLLNISKDARYPVMGAALQRRGGTARHDAVAWGYARAASARGVHIIQNCEVTAIRRGPNGHVTGVETTKGPIGAKKIGVVAAGHSSVLMEMADVRMPLESYPLQALVSEPVKPCFPCVVMSNTVHAYISQSDKGELVIGAGTDQYISYSQTGGLHIIQHTLDAICEMFPMFSRMKMLRSWGGIVDVTPDRSPILAKTPVPGLYVNCGWGTGGFKATPGSGNVFAHTIANDNPHPINAPFTLERFRTGRLIDEAAAAAVAH, from the coding sequence ATGCGCAAATATTCTATTTTCGCGATCGCGCGCGAGGCCATGCGCGGGAACAAGGGCTGGGAGGAACAATGGTCCTCGCCCGAGCCGCGCGCGGAATACGATGTCATCATCGTGGGTGCAGGCGGGCATGGGCTCGCCACCGCCTATTACCTCGCCAAGGAACACGGCATCACCAATGTCGCGGTGCTGGAGAAGGGCTGGCTCGGCGGCGGCAATACGGGCCGCAACACCACCATCATCCGATCCAACTACCTCTATGACGAATCGGCCGGTATCTACGACCATGCGGTGAAGCTGTGGGAGGGGTTGAGCCAGGACCTCAACTACAATGTCATGTATTCGCCGCGCGGCGTCATGATGCTGGCGCACAACGTCCACGACATCCAGGTCTTCAAGCGGCATATCCATGCAAATCGGCTGAACGGCGTCGACAATGAATGGCTGACGCCGGAACAGGCGAAGGAATTCTGTCCGCTGCTCAATATCTCGAAGGACGCCCGCTATCCGGTGATGGGCGCCGCCTTGCAACGGCGCGGCGGCACGGCGCGGCACGACGCGGTCGCCTGGGGCTATGCGCGGGCGGCCTCGGCGCGCGGTGTCCACATCATTCAGAATTGCGAGGTGACGGCCATCCGGCGCGGCCCGAACGGCCATGTCACCGGCGTCGAGACGACGAAGGGACCGATCGGCGCGAAGAAGATCGGCGTCGTCGCGGCGGGGCATTCCTCGGTGCTGATGGAGATGGCCGATGTGCGCATGCCGCTAGAAAGCTACCCGCTTCAGGCGCTGGTGTCGGAACCGGTGAAGCCGTGCTTTCCCTGCGTGGTCATGTCGAATACGGTGCATGCCTATATCTCGCAGTCGGACAAGGGCGAACTCGTCATCGGCGCGGGCACCGACCAGTACATCTCCTATTCGCAGACGGGCGGCCTGCACATCATCCAGCATACGCTGGACGCGATCTGCGAGATGTTCCCGATGTTCTCACGCATGAAGATGCTGCGCTCGTGGGGCGGTATCGTCGACGTGACGCCGGACCGCTCGCCGATCCTCGCCAAGACGCCGGTGCCGGGACTTTACGTCAATTGCGGCTGGGGGACCGGCGGCTTCAAGGCGACGCCAGGCTCGGGGAACGTCTTCGCCCACACCATCGCCAACGACAATCCGCACCCGATCAACGCGCCCTTCACGCTGGAGCGTTTCCGCACCGGCCGGCTGATCGACGAGGCGGCGGCCGCCGCCGTGGCACATTAG
- a CDS encoding AraC family transcriptional regulator, with amino-acid sequence MPEDFILTDEPAPGVRRLVAGFQGHAYDPHRHETYAIGHTLSGAQAFRYRCVGRVSSAGECMVIHPDEVHDGHAPAATGFRYRMVYVEPWLIHRASDGHGGLPFVPEVVASDPALSALLEEMFEDFGRGTETLAWDEYIARLAELLMGRSDNGETVRIMALPEAEVAKARAMMSDEFARPLNSSDLEQATGLDRFELARAFRRLAGTSPYRYLLGRRLEAARRAILSGEEISHVAAGVGFADQAHMTRHFKARYGITPGRMAVLARGRT; translated from the coding sequence ATGCCGGAAGATTTCATCCTGACCGACGAGCCGGCTCCCGGCGTCCGGCGCCTTGTCGCCGGGTTCCAAGGTCACGCCTATGATCCGCATCGGCACGAAACCTATGCGATCGGGCACACGCTTTCGGGCGCGCAGGCCTTTCGCTATCGCTGCGTCGGCCGGGTAAGCTCCGCCGGGGAGTGCATGGTGATTCATCCCGACGAGGTTCATGACGGCCACGCACCCGCCGCGACCGGTTTTCGCTATCGCATGGTCTATGTCGAGCCCTGGCTGATCCACAGGGCGTCAGACGGTCATGGCGGCCTTCCCTTCGTGCCCGAGGTAGTGGCATCCGATCCGGCGCTTTCCGCGCTGCTGGAGGAGATGTTCGAGGATTTCGGGCGGGGTACCGAAACGCTTGCATGGGACGAATATATCGCGCGTCTCGCAGAACTCCTGATGGGGAGGAGCGACAACGGCGAGACCGTGCGAATCATGGCTTTGCCGGAAGCCGAGGTGGCGAAGGCACGCGCAATGATGAGCGACGAATTTGCGCGGCCGCTCAACTCCTCCGATCTCGAACAGGCAACCGGCCTCGACCGTTTCGAGCTCGCACGCGCCTTTCGTCGGCTCGCTGGTACCTCGCCTTACCGTTATCTGCTCGGCCGTCGCCTGGAAGCCGCGCGGCGCGCCATTCTTTCCGGTGAGGAGATTTCGCATGTGGCGGCCGGCGTTGGCTTTGCCGATCAGGCGCACATGACGCGGCATTTCAAGGCGCGTTACGGCATCACGCCTGGTCGCATGGCGGTGCTGGCGCGCGGCCGGACATGA
- a CDS encoding sarcosine oxidase subunit alpha yields the protein MTASFRLANAGRLGRGKSVRFSFDGKEYAGVEGDTLASALLANGVHLVGRSFKYHRPRGILSAGAEEPSALVGIHRDAARKAPNIRAPVQELYEGLTAVSQNHWPSLSFDAGSVSDLVSPLLSAGFYYKTFMWPKAAWKSLYEPKIREAAGLGVAPDQPDPDHYSARYAHCDVLVVGGGVAGLAAALAAAETGARVIVCDEQADLGGALRYEQGATVDGQPGWEWAQATVARLAAKDNVLLLTRTTGFGYYAQNFVGLVERVTDHLAQPSVDQPRERLWQVRAKRVILATGAIERHMVFGDNDRPGVMLASAARTYLNYYGVAVGSNVGVFTANDSAYWAAIDLKKAGVNVAAIVDTRDNPSGPAVEEARALGIELNLGRTVIRTNGRLRVSSMVVQAKKGGPERTIRVDALLMSAGWTPSVHLFSQSRGKVAFNKTTNRFVPGDYAQACVSVGACNGTDGIDPSVAEAFAAGEKAAREAGAKARRLSRPKAETSESWSRGMAGAAPGAGADAKSKAFVDFQNDVTAKDIRLAVGQGMHSIEHVKRYTTNGMATDQGKTSNLHGLAIAAEMLGKTMPEVGLTTFRPPYTPVTFGAIVNHSRGSLFEPTRRTPMHDFAVARGAVFEDVGQWKRAWYFPQTGEDMHAAVNRECVTVRKAAGIFDGTTLGKIEVVGPDAATFMELLYTNPWQKLDPGRCRYGIMLREDGFIYDDGVVGRLAPDRFHVTTTTGGAPRVLQHMEDYLQTEFPHLKVWLTSTSEQWAVIAVQGPKSRDIIQPFVEGIDISDEALPHMSVREGKFCGVPTRLFRMSFSGERGFEINVPSDYGPAVIEAIWKQGQKHGACMYGTETMHVLRAEKGYIIVGQDTDGTVTPDDAGLSWAVGKKKTDFVGIRGMKRPDLLAKGRKQLVGLKTKDPKTVLEEGAQIVADPRQAIPMTMIGHVTSSYWSENCGRSIALALVKDGRSKIGETLYVPMPDRTIEVEVTGTVFYDETGARLNG from the coding sequence ATGACTGCGTCTTTCCGCCTTGCCAATGCCGGCCGACTCGGCCGCGGCAAATCCGTCCGTTTCAGCTTCGACGGCAAGGAATATGCGGGCGTCGAGGGCGATACGCTCGCTTCGGCGCTGCTCGCCAACGGCGTTCATCTGGTCGGGCGCTCGTTCAAATATCATCGCCCGCGCGGCATCCTGTCCGCCGGCGCGGAGGAGCCGAGCGCGCTTGTCGGCATCCATCGCGATGCGGCGAGGAAAGCGCCCAATATCCGCGCCCCCGTACAGGAACTCTATGAGGGGCTGACAGCCGTTTCGCAGAACCACTGGCCGTCGCTCTCCTTCGACGCTGGATCGGTCAGCGACCTCGTCTCGCCGCTGCTTTCCGCCGGCTTCTACTATAAGACCTTCATGTGGCCGAAAGCGGCGTGGAAGTCGCTCTACGAGCCGAAGATCCGCGAGGCGGCGGGTCTCGGCGTGGCACCCGATCAACCCGATCCGGATCATTATTCGGCGCGCTATGCGCATTGCGACGTGCTGGTCGTCGGTGGTGGCGTGGCTGGTCTGGCGGCAGCGCTGGCGGCCGCTGAGACGGGCGCGCGCGTCATCGTCTGCGATGAACAGGCCGATCTGGGCGGCGCGCTACGCTACGAGCAGGGCGCGACTGTGGACGGCCAGCCGGGCTGGGAGTGGGCGCAGGCAACTGTCGCCAGGCTCGCCGCGAAGGATAATGTGCTCCTGCTCACCCGCACCACGGGCTTCGGCTACTATGCGCAGAATTTCGTCGGCCTCGTCGAGCGCGTGACAGACCATCTCGCCCAGCCGTCAGTCGACCAGCCGCGCGAGCGGCTCTGGCAGGTACGGGCGAAGCGCGTCATCCTCGCCACGGGCGCCATCGAACGCCACATGGTGTTCGGCGACAATGACCGGCCGGGCGTCATGCTGGCTTCCGCGGCGCGAACCTATCTCAATTACTACGGCGTCGCCGTCGGTTCGAATGTCGGCGTGTTCACCGCCAACGACTCCGCCTATTGGGCGGCGATCGATCTGAAGAAGGCCGGGGTGAATGTTGCGGCGATCGTCGATACACGCGACAACCCGAGCGGGCCGGCCGTCGAGGAGGCTCGCGCGCTCGGTATCGAACTCAATCTCGGGCGCACGGTGATCAGGACGAACGGCCGGCTGCGCGTTTCCTCCATGGTGGTGCAGGCCAAGAAGGGTGGGCCGGAGCGCACCATCCGGGTCGATGCGCTTCTGATGTCAGCGGGCTGGACGCCGTCGGTTCATCTCTTTTCGCAGTCGCGCGGCAAGGTCGCGTTCAACAAGACGACCAACCGCTTCGTGCCCGGTGACTATGCGCAGGCCTGCGTTTCGGTGGGGGCCTGCAATGGTACGGACGGGATCGACCCGTCCGTGGCGGAAGCTTTCGCGGCGGGCGAGAAGGCTGCTAGGGAGGCCGGCGCCAAGGCGCGCAGGCTGTCGCGGCCGAAGGCGGAGACGAGCGAAAGCTGGTCGCGCGGGATGGCAGGAGCCGCGCCCGGCGCCGGAGCCGATGCGAAATCCAAGGCTTTCGTCGACTTCCAGAACGACGTGACGGCCAAGGATATAAGGCTCGCGGTCGGGCAGGGCATGCACTCGATCGAGCACGTCAAGCGCTACACCACCAACGGCATGGCGACGGACCAGGGCAAGACATCGAATTTGCACGGTCTGGCGATCGCCGCCGAGATGCTCGGCAAGACGATGCCGGAGGTCGGGCTCACGACCTTCCGGCCGCCCTATACGCCGGTCACCTTCGGCGCCATCGTCAATCATTCTCGCGGGAGCCTATTCGAGCCGACGCGCAGGACGCCGATGCACGACTTCGCGGTGGCGCGCGGCGCGGTGTTCGAGGATGTCGGGCAATGGAAGCGCGCCTGGTATTTCCCGCAGACCGGCGAGGACATGCACGCTGCCGTCAACCGCGAATGCGTCACGGTGCGCAAGGCGGCCGGCATCTTTGATGGCACGACGCTCGGCAAGATCGAGGTGGTGGGGCCGGACGCCGCCACCTTCATGGAACTTCTCTACACCAACCCCTGGCAGAAGCTCGATCCGGGCCGTTGCCGCTACGGCATCATGCTCAGGGAAGACGGCTTCATCTATGACGACGGTGTCGTCGGACGGCTGGCGCCGGATCGCTTCCATGTGACCACGACGACGGGCGGCGCGCCGCGCGTTCTCCAGCACATGGAAGATTATCTGCAGACGGAATTCCCGCATCTGAAGGTGTGGCTGACCTCGACCAGCGAGCAGTGGGCGGTGATCGCCGTTCAGGGGCCGAAGAGCCGGGACATCATCCAGCCCTTTGTGGAAGGCATCGACATTTCGGACGAGGCGTTGCCGCACATGTCCGTGCGGGAAGGGAAGTTCTGCGGCGTGCCGACGCGGCTTTTCCGCATGTCGTTTTCCGGCGAGCGCGGCTTCGAGATCAACGTGCCGTCCGACTACGGCCCGGCGGTCATCGAGGCGATCTGGAAGCAAGGCCAGAAGCACGGCGCCTGCATGTACGGCACCGAAACGATGCACGTGCTGCGCGCCGAGAAGGGCTACATCATCGTCGGGCAGGACACGGACGGAACCGTCACGCCGGACGATGCCGGGCTCTCCTGGGCGGTCGGCAAGAAGAAGACGGATTTCGTCGGCATACGCGGCATGAAGCGGCCGGACCTGCTCGCCAAGGGGCGCAAGCAGCTTGTCGGGCTGAAGACGAAGGACCCGAAGACCGTGCTGGAGGAAGGCGCGCAGATCGTCGCCGATCCGCGGCAGGCGATCCCGATGACCATGATCGGCCATGTGACTTCGTCCTACTGGTCGGAGAATTGCGGACGCTCCATCGCGCTCGCGCTGGTCAAGGACGGGCGCAGCAAGATTGGCGAGACGCTTTACGTGCCGATGCCCGACCGCACGATCGAGGTCGAGGTGACGGGTACGGTATTCTACGACGAGACGGGAGCGCGGCTGAATGGCTAA
- a CDS encoding sarcosine oxidase subunit gamma translates to MAKAAAKAPAEAVARTFVLEGREKKTSRVVVEPAGPAHRVSLRAPAESLSSLSRALSVKLPEEPMGSAFGKSGDFTGKGGRSALWLGPDEWLVIDTAGNDPMADCAKAKALHSATDISHRHVAIDVSGAGAADVLNAGCPRDLSLAAFPVGAAARTVLGKVEIVLLRTGEDAFRVECWRSFSDYAFTFLAEAARDVS, encoded by the coding sequence ATGGCTAAGGCTGCTGCAAAAGCGCCGGCGGAGGCTGTGGCGCGCACGTTCGTGCTCGAAGGCCGGGAAAAGAAGACATCGCGCGTAGTGGTAGAGCCGGCCGGCCCGGCGCATCGCGTCTCGCTGAGGGCGCCAGCGGAATCGCTTAGCAGCCTGTCGCGGGCGCTCAGCGTCAAGCTGCCCGAGGAACCCATGGGCTCCGCTTTCGGCAAATCCGGCGATTTCACCGGCAAGGGGGGACGTTCTGCCCTTTGGCTCGGCCCGGACGAATGGCTGGTGATCGACACCGCTGGTAACGACCCCATGGCCGATTGCGCTAAAGCGAAGGCGCTTCATTCGGCGACCGATATCTCGCACCGGCATGTCGCGATCGACGTATCCGGGGCGGGCGCGGCGGACGTGCTCAACGCCGGCTGCCCACGCGACCTGTCGCTTGCGGCGTTCCCGGTCGGCGCGGCGGCGCGCACGGTGCTGGGCAAGGTCGAGATCGTGCTTTTGCGGACCGGCGAGGATGCGTTCCGCGTCGAGTGCTGGCGCTCCTTCTCCGACTACGCCTTCACCTTCCTCGCCGAAGCGGCGCGGGATGTTTCATAA